The window TCGGTATCGTGCTCGCCGCGATCGGTCGAGCCGTTAGGCGCCGCTTCGGTGAAGCACGTGCCGACGACGTGCTCCCTGGCCGCTGGCTTCTCGTGACGCTCGCGATCGCCGATCTTGTTTTCCTCGTCGTGATCGTCTCGATCATCAGCGGCTCGGGCGGACTCCTCAATGGACCGCTGACTTCGCTCAAGCTTGCGCTTGCACTTCCCGTCATCGCGACGATCTGCACGCTCGCCGCGGTATACGTGGCCACTCGTCAATGGCGCACACGGGTCGGCACGCGCGCGGCGCGATTGCGTTACAGCGGCGCCGTCGTCGTCGCGCTCCTCTTCACCTGGTCGCTGGCGCAGTGGAACCTGCTCGGCTGGCGCATGTAGGCCCCTAACGATCGACGTGCAGCACGGTCATCATGCCGGCGCCAAGGTGCTCGGCGATGTGGCAATGCAGCATCCAGTCGCCCGGATTGGATGCGTCGATGAGCAGATCCACCGTCGAGCCGACCGGTATCAGAGCGGTGTCCTTCCACACCTGGTTTCGTGTGGGGACACCGTCTCTGGCGATGACGAGCATGCGCTGGCCATGCAGGTGAATCGGATGCTGCATCGGGTGAAACGACTTCGGGTCGTTGAAGAGCCGGAGCTTCACCACCGATCCACGCGCGACGTGCCAGTCGATATCCATGTTCTCCTTTCCCGTCGCGTCGTCGCGGAGAATCCAGCGGACCTCCTTGCTCGTCGAGAGCCAGTTCATGTCCGGCATCCCGTCGATCCATTCCACCGGCGCATAGTACGCCGTGTCGATGGTCATGAACTGCACCGTCGCGAGGGCGAGGCCGGTCGTCTGAACGGTCAGGGTAAGCTCCTTGTCGGGCGGCTTGTCGAAATAGCCTCGGTACCGGTCGACGTCTTTGGTCACGGCGCTGTTCACGCGCATCGTCGCGAACGCCCGTCCGTAATCGGCTCTCACCGGCGCGGCGTCCACCGTCACGAAGCCCAGCGTGTCGACCTCGGGCTCGAACTCACCCTTGTAGTGGTTGATTGCCTGTACGGCGTTCACGATCGCGTAGCGACCAGCGCGCGCGAATCGTACGTCGACCACGTACCGCTCCGCGGGCGCGAGCACGACACTCGGCACGAGCTCCTCGTGCTCGAACCGGCTCTGGTCGGACGCGATCACCTTCATCTGCGCTCCACCGAACGAGAGATTATACGTGCGTGAGCTCGCCGCGTTTGTGAGATAGAATCGGGCCACCTCGCCCCTTCGGACGTGCAACGCGTAGCTCGGTTCGCCGTTTGTGAGCAGAACGTTGCCGACGCGTCCCATGAGCGCGAAGTCGGGCCCGTCGGCGCCGAACGGAACGAGCGTGTCCGCGTTGATGAGCAAATCATCAAGCATCAGTGCATGCTCGCTGTTCGCCGGCCCATAGTAGTCCGCGTCCGGCGAGTCGACGATCATGTTGCCGAACAAGCCCATTGCCTGCTCGACGTCCTCACGGACGTGGGGGTGAT of the Gemmatimonadaceae bacterium genome contains:
- a CDS encoding multicopper oxidase family protein — translated: MNGRAALVAISLGVPLAIGSAQQKRDPMSGMDHMQGMKHDSAGMPIPMPRGMPMIPGLIGLVPSGGTFVPGGGIDPARLPLAKPSQLLRLADGDTIDLTAMLVRRRIKGHEFAMYGFNGEVPGPLIRVPQNATIIARFHNRIDLPSAVHWHGVRLDNRSDGAPGVTQEPVAPGGSYVYRVHFPDAGIYWYHPHVREDVEQAMGLFGNMIVDSPDADYYGPANSEHALMLDDLLINADTLVPFGADGPDFALMGRVGNVLLTNGEPSYALHVRRGEVARFYLTNAASSRTYNLSFGGAQMKVIASDQSRFEHEELVPSVVLAPAERYVVDVRFARAGRYAIVNAVQAINHYKGEFEPEVDTLGFVTVDAAPVRADYGRAFATMRVNSAVTKDVDRYRGYFDKPPDKELTLTVQTTGLALATVQFMTIDTAYYAPVEWIDGMPDMNWLSTSKEVRWILRDDATGKENMDIDWHVARGSVVKLRLFNDPKSFHPMQHPIHLHGQRMLVIARDGVPTRNQVWKDTALIPVGSTVDLLIDASNPGDWMLHCHIAEHLGAGMMTVLHVDR